The sequence below is a genomic window from Glycine max cultivar Williams 82 chromosome 20, Glycine_max_v4.0, whole genome shotgun sequence.
TCAAAGTTAATTTaagcatattatatttaaatctacTTTAATTCAACCTAACGATGAATAACGTCTCACTTTATTATGCTACATATctcttcattttaaatatttaaattttgtttgtgagtttatttaattaactttgaaaataatagtcaaagaataaaaaaaatattttttccttaaaaaggttttatttaataatcaatattttaaatttatttttttatcatatatttgtGAAGATTTTTGTATTCAATATTATacattaaaatgattaaatacaTTTATGTAAGTAAAATACATATTATCATGTTGAATGTATAGCCCGTGGATcgaataaattttgtattagtgataaaatatattttttattaattatgatattggtACGAAATagtttgaaataatttattttatactcaTGATTAGATTTATTCTTGTAACACTTATTAAATAATACAAATCGTAATTATTTATATCAATTGTTGGTATcagtgataaaataaaatatatttttaagaacttttaaattataaatctaacttatttaaaattaaaaaaaattgtaaagtgaaaattaaaaatatacccAAAACCAATTTAATCAAGTtagatttaaaaattactttagcTCAGTATAAAAATGAATGGTCTTTTAGTTTGTAATTTACTTATCTATTACTTTAGCTcagtcaaataataaaattaatttttcattaaaaattatatttaatattttaaaaatatattcttatcattatttcaataaaaaaataacaaaaaaaggtttatcaaatataataaattatttatgatattcTTGATgtgaaacaaaaggaaaaatatatattaaagtagTGATCTCATTTACTACTCAAGATTTTAAATTACCTTTTTGATGccatatattttcaatatttatattcaaatttagcattaaatacatttaattgattaaaaatcgTAGAGAAATTGCTAATAAGTTggaaaattagtaaaaaagtgaaaaaaaaatcaatttgaaaatgtTAAACGTTGTTaattaacttatatatttttaataaaaatattttgataattaatttttaattaatcttgACAAACCCAattgaaatgttattttttccacacgcatttttcgtaaataatcatttcaaattatcatttcttatctttatctctcgatataaattattttaaaaaaacaaaataattaaaagtaatattatattacaattaaatgtttgttatgaatataaattataatttaacccaCAAGTCAAAATACTAGTTATATTAATTTCAtgataattatttgtaattacgattattgattttgttattcttttaataTTACCAAATATCGatacttaataaatatttaatccttaaaacttgaaataaataatatttcatatctttaacacattaaatatttatttatatttaatgttttttcaagtcaaactattttttaataactttgactaaaaagtaaaagaaatccTCAGTAAAAATCTCACTAGCTTTGGAAGAAATGCATAAGTGAATCTCATTACTCTAATCCCATTTAAAATTGGAAGAagatcttcttttcttttcttttatttttttattcattttcaagCTAAAAAAGATGGGTTTGGTAAATTAACAAGATTTGATCATAGTTAAGAAAAACACTCACCCacccattttttatatttaatcacACTTTCAAACTCAACCGCAGCACATATACACTCTGATTTCTATAggcactgtttttttttttttttaattttctcgagtcttttccttcttttaacATTTCAACTTTTTCCATGGAGTTCAATAATCGCGTTGATCAAAATCAAAGGGCACCATGACTAATGTTACATCATTTTTCTATTGACAGCCTACGTATCCAAAAACTTATTGGGAGGTAACActtgattttctttatttcctTTCAAGATACCCATTTGTTctgttgtttaatttcttttttctcacaTTAGTTCATTTATAGGGTAATAGTTTGTGCCAAGTTGTTTTTTCGGTAATGTTCCAACATCCAATGTTGTTTCCAATGCCGATGTTTGTTAATGGCAATGAAGCATTCCAACCAAAGTTGGAAATAGGATGGGAATTGGAGAATAAAGAAATACGTAGAAAGATATTTGCTGACAAAATGACATTGGTACGACGACGAAAATTGGAAGAAGAAGTTAGGAGAAAAATGATGTTGGGGACCCCATTATGAATTTCATTTTGCCAATAAGTTCTATTGCCATTCAATCAAAGATGAAACAATCAGGTTAATAACAAGAATGTATTTGGTGCGCCATGATCCCAGTTAGCACCCCAATTTGATACCAAACAAGCTTTTACGATGGCTAACAATGGCAGTAACATGTTCATATTGGTTAGTATACTTGCATCATGTTTGTTTGGTTGACTACTACTCAACCATACATAGTATACTCGCATTATTGTAACTTTAGCGCCAATGAAACAATGTTGGGCgatcataatatttttgttaatcccATTGTAAGCTCAGCCAGATGCTGGTCTTTATGATGTAAAACACAAAGCAATGACACTTACAATTGATGATAGTGACaatttttcattgaattttcTGAAGAAGTTCAAACAAGAATGGAGTTATACATTATGTCAGATTACTACTATAATTGAAAAAGATAGACGAATcacattcaaaacaaaaaacattagaCTAAAGAAGCATCTTTAAACTGTTAGAGaattaatgaatttatatttgtttttagatagtaaatttatatttgtatttttaattatacaaaGATGATcgaaatatttttactttttaactcAAAGAGAAAACTtcacaagattaaaaaaattaaagacttcTTATGATTTGGCTCTTTACCTTTGTTCAAATTTATGGGAGAAATAGCCAAAATATCATGGGTGTGTTATTGGTATAGGATTTTAATACTTTATAACGATGGTATAGATGAGCAAGTTTGTGGTAATATAACTCAGTTTAGTTTATCCAAATACTAaagatatttgattaaaaataaattttaaagaaattaaattttaaaaacatatttaaaaaattaatattgaaatttgtatttagaaagagttccaatgttaattaaaataaagttattaaattaataaaataaaatatataactttttcacCACAATAAAAGGGACAATAATCAAAGACTCAGGAGCCTCTAACTCTTTGTGTCACTTTTGATagtctttaattatatttattagactctcacattttatatatatatatatatataatgtgattatttaataaacttgatagatcataataaaattatttaaaaaattaaaagtattaaaacaaaatcatttaaaagcatcaaggataaaattaaatcatttaaaatgatgtcattgaaattaaaatactacATCATCATCTTAATCAAGATTAAGAGacacattatattttttaaaatatatttaatgtttcaaAAGAGAGGACTAAAATAGAATTTCTCAAAAACAAtcgaaataaaatttttaaaatataaaaaaaaacaaagctaaCATTTagcctaaaattaattataaaacagataaaaaaaatgtttataggTTGATGAACAGGTCAAAAAGTCGAAACTGAGACAGAGAGGATGTGTAATTTATTCCTGTTCAgatctaacatacccaacagaCATTGAAAACAAGAATACAACCACATGCAAAAACTACTACTCTTAAGTCTCTATTCGACTTGGTGTTTGAGTTGAAGTTCAAGGGCATTTGGGCTTGCCCTTCTTGTTGAGCTTGTCCCTGTAGCAAGGACACTCGTGCTTGTTCCCATAGGTCCCAGAAGGAACACATTTGCACTCAGCACAGCATATTCCACAGTACTTCACACACCTATCCTTAACCCCTGCCGATGAGCATCTGTCCGCACACTTGTTGCTGCAATAAGCTGCCATCAACACACAAAATTATACATCACATCAAAATATTCActcattttatatttcttttttatagcaGTCACAGAAAAATCTTACATGAGTCTTCATAGGCTATGACTGGCTCCAAGAAAGAGAAGCTTAGAAGAAGAGAACATAATAGTAGGGTGCCAAAGACAAGCTTCATTGTTGCAAGTAAGGACTTTAGCAACTGTAGTAGGTGTGTCTCAAGAGGCTTGCTATGGTATTAGCAAGAGCATGTATTTATAGTGATGAACCTTCAAAATTAAATTGGGGATCACTAGTGAGTGATTCTCCTTAGACTGATTCAGTGAATAgtcttttatttgtattttttattattatattattgatatacaatatttattaattttatcaataattaattttgatcagaGTAACTATTGGAATTCTTTCTTCCTATCACGGtttctgaaattttttcttattttcattacTTATCTTCAAATAACTTCCCATGTATATTAATTCTCAATTTAATTTCTGAACTGTACTATCATGTGAGAAGTCTTATTTTTAGCACCCGATTTCccacctttgtttttttttaattttattttattaaatttaaaaatgctataattaaataaaatgataataattaagtaaaagtcttaaaataaaaaaaataaagtgattaaaaaatatattgattaaaaatgaatatgtAATTAGTACATTATTATATGAAGAAATTAAGAcacttaaacaataaaaaatactaacaattagAGAGACAAACATAATAGATGAAACATAATAAAACAAAGATAATGAaatgtagtaataataataattaaaacataaaaatgatgaaACTAATCATAGTTTAAATGTTGTATAGCTAAGATGTCTCATTCCAATTAAATCATTCTAATGCAACATCTATATGGATTATTACAACATGTTGATCGGTTATTAAGACTAGTCGGGTTACTagtttgttaaaataattaaaatttgtattggATAAAAACAATTCTCATAATTAGATTCTGCCAGACAAATTAATGTGTATTAATGtgttaaaaatatgaaagagaTTAATTGGATCTTGAtttaaggaaaaggaaaaatgtaaagattatATTTCTACTGAAATGAAcaaagaaatattataaaaatatgaaacataTAGACAACaagatcataaaaaaaaaaataattattccaaCCTACGTTGatattcattttttcattagacaaatattattgtatatatatacattcatattcattttttcattagataaatattattgtatatatattttatttatgagtattttgatataaataaattattaaataaaaatgttatctttttaaaaaattaaataatatttaaaaaaaaccaatacaAAAAGCTGGTTGGGTCAATCCAACTtcttaactaaaaaaaagaaacgaaAGTGAAAAATCATAT
It includes:
- the GASA36 gene encoding gibberellin-regulated protein 36 precursor; its protein translation is MKLVFGTLLLCSLLLSFSFLEPVIAYEDSSYCSNKCADRCSSAGVKDRCVKYCGICCAECKCVPSGTYGNKHECPCYRDKLNKKGKPKCP